A single genomic interval of Cucumis sativus cultivar 9930 chromosome 5, Cucumber_9930_V3, whole genome shotgun sequence harbors:
- the LOC116403671 gene encoding uncharacterized protein LOC116403671, which yields MFAELQNPNQSPFFIFFLPNPKMSKISSTFLLHFIHKRFLTAISTPTLPLPSVSTIQFLTNSCALSSGSPTSAGRKLQFDEKNIQQYEAIIGFFRSHGFENPQIANLVSRHPSILQSRVSTNLNPKFEFLQEMGFVGPLLSKLILSNPWLLFRSLDSHLKPSFSFWKNNLESVEQVTAAISRSSWLLTSDFKGILKSNIDLLVSEGVSSRAIATLIVVQPRTIMRTVDRMIQLVKTVKELGFEPKARTFVHALRVRGSMSDSIWKKKINVLKSLGWSEKEIFAAFKKFPLYLTCSEKKMRDVADFCFNTAKLDAGTLITYPVLFKLSVDKRLLPMYKVLEVLKVKNLLKNKKIARVFVQGEREFVEKYIVRHLDEIPYLMDIYRGNVTAETKSVV from the coding sequence ATGTTCGCGGAGCTCCAAAACCCTAACCAAAGccctttcttcattttcttccttccaaaTCCCAAAATGTCCAAAATTTCCTCCACATTTCTTCTACATTTCATCCATAAACGTTTTCTCACTGCCATTTCTACTCCTACATTGCCTTTACCCTCTGTTTCTACCATCCAATTCCTCACTAATTCATGTGCCCTTTCTTCAGGATCTCCTACCTCCGCCGGTCGAAAGCTCCAATTCGATGAAAAAAACATCCAGCAGTACGAAGCCATTATCGGTTTCTTCAGATCACATGGATTCGAGAATCCACAGATCGCCAATTTGGTCTCGAGGCACCCTTCTATACTTCAATCCAGAGTATCCACCAATCTGAACCCTAAATTTGAGTTCCTCCAGGAAATGGGGTTCGTCGGTCCTTTACTTTCTAAGCTAATTCTATCAAACCCTTGGCTTCTTTTCAGGAGCTTAGATTCTCATTTGAAACCATCGTTTTCTTTCTGGAAGAATAATCTTGAATCGGTTGAACAAGTAACTGCTGCTATTTCTCGTTCTTCGTGGCTTCTAACTTCTGATTTTAAGGGTATCTTAAAATCTAACATTGATTTATTGGTCAGTGAAGGAGTATCTTCTAGGGCTATAGCGACATTGATTGTAGTGCAGCCTAGAACTATAATGCGAACAGTTGATAGAATGATTCAATTAGTGAAAACGGTTAAAGAATTGGGCTTTGAACCAAAAGCTCGTACGTTTGTTCATGCACTTAGAGTAAGGGGTTCAATGAGTGATTcaatttggaagaagaaaataaatgttttgaagAGTTTAGGATGGTCTGAGAAGGAGATTTTTGCAGCATTTAAGAAATTTCCACTTTATTTAACTTGttcagagaagaaaatgagggATGTTGCAGATTTCTGTTTCAACACTGCCAAGTTGGATGCAGGAACTCTAATTACTTACCCTGTGTTATTCAAGTTGTCAGTCGACAAGCGGCTCCTACCGATGTACAAAGTTCTTGAGGTTTTGAAGGTGAAAAATCTTCTTAAGAACAAAAAGATCGCTCGGGTGTTTGTACAAGGGGAGAGAGAATTTGTGGAGAAATATATTGTTAGGCATTTGGATGAAATCCCATATCTGATGGACATATACCGGGGCAATGTCACAGCCGAAACCAAATCTGTTGTATAG
- the LOC105435654 gene encoding transcription termination factor MTERF5, chloroplastic, with translation MSKISSTFLLHFIFKRLLNTISTSTLPLPSVSTIQFLTNSCALSSGSTTSAGRKLQFDEKNIQQYEAIIGFLKSHGFENPQIANLVSRRPSILQSRVSTNLNPKFGFLQEIGFVGPLLPKLILSNPTLLFRSLDSHLKPSFFFLKEILESDERVTTAVCRFPRLLTYDFKGVIKSNVDFLVSEGMPSRNIANMIAMQPITILQKADRMIRVVKTVKELGIEPKGPMFVYAVLSRSSMSDSTWKNKVNVMKSLGWSENEILTAFKRYPRYLTCSEEKMREVADFCFNTAKFDPGTVITYPMFFMCSVEKRLQPRYKVIEVLKVKNLLKNKKIAWLLLQGERNFVEKCVVKHLDEIPNLMDIYRGIVAAETKCVV, from the coding sequence atgTCCAAAATTTCCTCCACATTTCTTCTACATTTCATCTTTAAACGACTTCTCAATACCATTTCTACTTCTACATTGCCTTTACCCTCCGTTTCTACCATCCAATTCCTCACTAATTCATGTGCCCTTTCTTCGGGATCTACTACCTCCGCCGGTCGAAAGCTCCAATTCGATGAAAAAAACATCCAGCAGTACGAAGCCATTATCGGTTTCTTGAAATCACATGGGTTCGAGAATCCACAGATCGCGAATTTGGTCTCGAGGCGACCTTCGATCCTTCAATCCAGAGTATCCACCAATCTGAACCCTAAATTTGGGTTCCTCCAGGAAATCGGGTTCGTCGGTCCTTTACTTCCTAAGTTAATTCTATCAAACCCTACGCTCCTTTTCAGGAGCTTAGATTCTCATTTGaaaccatcatttttttttttgaaggaaATTCTTGAATCGGATGAACGAGTAACTACTGCTGTTTGTCGTTTTCCGAGGCTTCTAACTTATGATTTTAAGGGTGTTATAAAAAGTAACGTTGATTTTTTGGTCAGTGAAGGAATGCCTTCTAGGAATATAGCCAACATGATTGCAATGCAGCCTATTACTATTTTGCAAAAGGCTGATAGAATGATTCGAGTAGTGAAAACGGTGAAAGAATTAGGCATTGAACCAAAGGGTCCCATGTTTGTTTATGCGGTTTTATCAAGGAGTTCAATGAGTGATTCAACTTGGAAGAATAAAGTAAATGTTATGAAGAGTTTAGGATGGTCTGAGAATGAGATTCTGACAGCATTTAAGAGATATCCACGTTATTTAACTTGTTCAGAGGAGAAAATGAGGGAAGTTGCAGATTTCTGTTTCAACACTGCTAAGTTTGATCCAGGAACTGTAATTACTTACCCTATGTTCTTCATGTGTTCGGTCGAGAAGCGGCTCCAACCGAGGTACAAAGTTATTGAGGTTTTGAAAGTGAAGAATCTTCTTAAGAACAAAAAGATTGCTTGGTTGCTTTTACAAGGGGAGAGAAACTTTGTGGAGAAATGCGTTGTTAAGCATTTGGATGAAATCCCAAATCTGATGGACATTTACCGGGGCATTGTTGCAGCCGAGACCAAATGTGTTGTATAG
- the LOC101217859 gene encoding 18S rRNA (guanine-N(7))-methyltransferase RID2 isoform X1 yields MTSRPELQAPPEIFYNDAEARKYTSSSRIIEIQAKITDRALELLALPDDGVPRLLLDIGCGSGLSGETLSEHGHQWIGLDISQSMLNVALERETDGDLLLGDMGQGLGIRPGVVDGAISISAVQWLCNADKSSHNPRLRLKAFFESLYKCLARGARAVLQVYPENVHQRELILGFAMRAGFAGGVVVDYPHSARSRKEYLVLTCGPPSISATVPKGKDGDYESCSDDDIAEDDENQTVRMAAPRKRQKITKRGKGREWVLKKKEQMRRKGNIVPPDSKYTARKRKARF; encoded by the exons ATGACTTCAAGACCAGAACTGCAAGCTCCTCCAGAAATATTCTACAACGATGCAGAGGCTCGAAAATATACTTCATCCTCGCGTATCATTGAAATTCAG GCAAAAATCACAGATAGAGCATTGGAGCTTCTTGCTTTGCCTGATGACGGAGTCCCCAGATTGCTTCTTGATATTG GCTGTGGATCGGGTCTGAGTGGGGAAACATTGTCTGAGCATGGACACCAGTGGATTGGTTTGGATATCTCTCAATCAATGCTTA atgTTGCATTGGAGCGGGAGACTGATGGTGACCTTTTACTTGGTGACATGGGTCAG GGCTTAGGAATTCGTCCTGGAGTTGTTGATGGGGCTATTAGCATCTCTGCAGTTCAG TGGTTGTGCAACGCTGACAAGTCCTCTCATAATCCTCGACTAAGATTGAA GGCCTTCTTTGAATCACTATACAAATGCTTAGCTAGGGGTGCAAGAGCAGTGTTGCAAGTTTATCCTGAAAACGTACACCAGCGTGAGTTGATTTTAGGTTTTGCCATGCGAGCAGGATTTGCTGGTGGTGTCGTCGTTGATTACCCACACAG TGCGAGGAGTAGAAAAGAGTACCTGGTGCTCACTTGCGGGCCGCCATCAATTAGTGCAACTGTTCCAAAGGGAAAAGATGGAGACTATGAGAGCTGTTCTGATGATGATATTGctgaagatgatgaaaatcaAACC GTCCGTATGGCAGCACCAAGGAAAAGGCAGAAAATCACGAAGAGAGGCAAAGGAAGAGAGTGGGTactgaagaagaaggaacagatgagaagaaaaggaaacattGTGCCTCCTGACTCGAAATACACAGCTCGAAAACGCAAGGCTCGCTTTTGA
- the LOC101217859 gene encoding 18S rRNA (guanine-N(7))-methyltransferase RID2 isoform X2, producing MLKAKITDRALELLALPDDGVPRLLLDIGCGSGLSGETLSEHGHQWIGLDISQSMLNVALERETDGDLLLGDMGQGLGIRPGVVDGAISISAVQWLCNADKSSHNPRLRLKAFFESLYKCLARGARAVLQVYPENVHQRELILGFAMRAGFAGGVVVDYPHSARSRKEYLVLTCGPPSISATVPKGKDGDYESCSDDDIAEDDENQTVRMAAPRKRQKITKRGKGREWVLKKKEQMRRKGNIVPPDSKYTARKRKARF from the exons ATGTTGAAGGCAAAAATCACAGATAGAGCATTGGAGCTTCTTGCTTTGCCTGATGACGGAGTCCCCAGATTGCTTCTTGATATTG GCTGTGGATCGGGTCTGAGTGGGGAAACATTGTCTGAGCATGGACACCAGTGGATTGGTTTGGATATCTCTCAATCAATGCTTA atgTTGCATTGGAGCGGGAGACTGATGGTGACCTTTTACTTGGTGACATGGGTCAG GGCTTAGGAATTCGTCCTGGAGTTGTTGATGGGGCTATTAGCATCTCTGCAGTTCAG TGGTTGTGCAACGCTGACAAGTCCTCTCATAATCCTCGACTAAGATTGAA GGCCTTCTTTGAATCACTATACAAATGCTTAGCTAGGGGTGCAAGAGCAGTGTTGCAAGTTTATCCTGAAAACGTACACCAGCGTGAGTTGATTTTAGGTTTTGCCATGCGAGCAGGATTTGCTGGTGGTGTCGTCGTTGATTACCCACACAG TGCGAGGAGTAGAAAAGAGTACCTGGTGCTCACTTGCGGGCCGCCATCAATTAGTGCAACTGTTCCAAAGGGAAAAGATGGAGACTATGAGAGCTGTTCTGATGATGATATTGctgaagatgatgaaaatcaAACC GTCCGTATGGCAGCACCAAGGAAAAGGCAGAAAATCACGAAGAGAGGCAAAGGAAGAGAGTGGGTactgaagaagaaggaacagatgagaagaaaaggaaacattGTGCCTCCTGACTCGAAATACACAGCTCGAAAACGCAAGGCTCGCTTTTGA
- the LOC101218095 gene encoding tropinone reductase homolog At5g06060 produces the protein MAEASGSAGNSRWSLEGFTALVTGGTRGIGHAVVEELAGLGASVHTCARNESDLNQCLKEWEAKGYVVTGSVCDASSRTQREELIQEVASSFNGTLNILVNNVGTNIRKPSAEYSLEEVSTLMTTNFESAFHLSQLSHPLLKASGNGSIVFISSVGGLVSIGSGSIYAATKSAINQLTRNLTCEWAKDNIRVNCVAPWYINTPLVEKLMKNKTLVDNIVSRTPLGRIGESKEVSSLVAFLCLPAASYITGQIMSVDGGFTANGFEPGMRLDKL, from the exons ATGGCGGAGGCCAGCGGCAGTGCCGGAAATTCACGATGGTCTCTCGAAGGTTTCACCGCGCTCGTCACCGGTGGCACTCGCGGAATCGG TCACGCTGTGGTGGAGGAACTAGCCGGTTTAGGCGCCTCGGTCCATACCTGCGCCCGGAACGAATCGGACCTTAATCAGTGCTTGAAGGAATGGGAGGCCAAGGGTTATGTGGTAACTGGATCGGTTTGTGATGCTTCTTCAAGAACACAAAGAGAGGAGCTGATACAGGAAGTGGCGTCTTCTTTTAATGGTACTCTCAATATTCTG GTAAACAATGTGGGAACAAACATAAGAAAGCCAAGTGCCGAGTACAGTTTGGAAGAAGTTTCAACATTGATGACAACAAACTTTGAATCTGCATTTCATTTATCCCAACTTTCACATCCTCTTTTAAAAGCTTCGGGAAATGGAAGCATTGTGTTCATTTCTTCTGTTGGTGGTCTTGTGAGCATTGGTAGTGGTTCCATTTATGCTGCAACTAAAT CTGCAATAAATCAACTGACCAGAAATCTTACTTGTGAATGGGCCAAGGACAATATCAGGGTCAATTGTGTTGCACCCTGGTATATAAATACCCCTCTTGTAGAAAAG TTGATGAAAAATAAGACGTTGGTCGACAACATAGTGTCTCGAACTCCTCTCGGGCGCATAGGGGAATCAAAGGAAGTGTCGTCGCTGGTGGCATTCCTTTGCTTGCCTGCTGCATCTTACATTACGGGACAGATCATGTCTGTTGATGGAGGATTCACTGCAAATGGATTTGAACCTGGTATGAGACTAGACAAATTGTGA
- the LOC101211622 gene encoding zinc finger protein 11 yields the protein MAQTHQLWRQILKTTSYWDQEKAFADDVAAVWPPRSYSCTFCMRQFRSAQALGGHMNVHRRDRAKLQNHPNRPFFIKPTTPTFDLLTHHFSPKNNDSPPFSLKKPKLASSSSSSSSSSSNSELHLDLELKL from the coding sequence ATGGCACAAACCCATCAATTATGGAGACAAATCCTCAAAACTACGTCTTATTGGGATCAAGAGAAAGCCTTTGCCGACGACGTTGCCGCCGTGTGGCCACCCAGATCCTACTCCTGCACCTTCTGTATGAGACAGTTCCGTTCAGCTCAAGCTTTAGGTGGCCACATGAATGTCCATCGAAGAGACCGTGCTAAGCTTCAAAACCATCCTAACCGTCCATTCTTCATCAAACCAACAACTCCCACCTTTGATCTTCTCACTCACCACTTTTCTCCCAAAAACAACGACTCTcctcctttctctctcaaaaaACCTAAACTtgcttcctcctcctcctcctcctcctcttcttcttctaattctgAGCTCCACCTTGACCTCGAGCTCAAACTATAA